Within the Centropristis striata isolate RG_2023a ecotype Rhode Island chromosome 23, C.striata_1.0, whole genome shotgun sequence genome, the region TTGATAGAACATAGATTTTACATCAGACATCAAAGCAACTGGCTCTTGCCTGAACCTTAGAAGCACTCCTATCAAGGAATTTGTAAGATTTGGGCCCTGCAGAAATTGATCATTCAGGGATGTACCTTTGAATTCGGCTCCACAGTCAAAGACGACCCGTACCTTTCCTTTGCGTGGATGGTATGATTGCCATGATGAGGTATGTAGAACACATTATCTTCACCAACACGCAACTCATTTTGGGGAACCTTTTCAGCAAACCCATTGtcaatgacatcatcaacaaACTTTGTGTACTCTTGATGGAATCTCtcatttctttccattttcctttttaaagaaGTGAGACGTTTTAGAGCAACACAACGGTTGTTTGGCAAAACCACCTCTGGTTTTGAATGGCAGTTTTAAACTGTAGTGTCCATCTTGCAATTTTACAGACTGCACCATGACTTCAATGAATCTGCCTCCTCCCTTGACATTTCCACTTTGTCCTCAGCATCCTTTTCATTGAAGTCATGTTCATACTGCTTTTCCAGTAGCAGCTCTAGCGATTCAACAGACCCTCAGttcacagagacagaatgacaGTCATCATCATTGATTTTCCAGCTTTTACATGAGCCACTGACAACCCACCGGAGTAGGGTTTTAATGGCGAAGTGTCTATCTCCTTGACTATTACATCTACATTAGCACCAAAGCCacccaacccccccccccccccccccccccgggcCTCACCCACATCGAAACCTGCATCTCGACAATAAAAATCTTGGCTGACACACAACTTTCTCAAACTGAACAGTGACAAAACTGAGCTCCTCCTCATAGGCACCAAATCCACCCTCAAAAATACCGGACACATCTCACTCACCATCGACACCTCCACCATCACTCCCTCCCCCCTGGCACGCAATCTCGGTGTTATCCTGGACCCCACCCTCTCCTTTGATCCTCATGTCCGCTCCACCGTCAAGACCTCCTACTTTCACCTCCGTCGCATTGCCAAAATCAGACACTGCCTCTCTCCCCCTGCTGCCGAATCCCTCATCCACGCCTTCATCACCTCCCGCCTCGACTACTGTAACTCCCTCCTCACTGGCATCACTTCACGTTCCCTCCACAAACTCCAACTGGTCCAAAACTCTGCTGCCCGCCTCCTTACCCACACCCGGTCCCGCCAACATATCACTCCTGTTCTCCGCTCTCTCCACAGGCTCCCCATCAAACAGCGCATCAACTTCAAGattctcctcctcaccttcaAGGCCCTCCACCATCTGGCTCCCCCTTACCTGTCTGACCTCCTCATCCCCCACCGCCCCACCCGTGCCCTCCGATCCTCCTCCACTCTCTCACTGACAGTACCAGCATCTAAACTCAAATCCTTtggcgacagagccttctccCGAACTGCACCCCGACTCTGGAACTCTCTTCCCCAAACTGTCCGCGACTCACCTTCACTCTCCACATTCAAGTCCCGTTTGAAAACCTACCTCTTCTCCCAAGCTTTTGACCTCCCCTACCCATAACCAGTTTCTTGTCTTGCTCACCCCATATGCAAATGATATGATATATGCAAATATGTAGCATAGAACATCAAAGTCAACAATCTACAAGGAAGACTGGTCAGTCACAAGGTCAGAGCATCTCTGTAACACTCGTCTACTTGTCCACAGTGCCTGAAAACCAAGGACTGCCAGGATGAAGTCCATGTCAGCTTTGCCCAGCTGCTGAAGGAGCTCAACAAGGCTGACGCTCCGTATGCCCTCAATGTGGCCAACAGGCTGTACGGGGAGCAGTCCTACCAgtttgttgaggtgtgtgtgtgtttcaccatCTACTAGGAGGGgttttgtttacatattattCAGTCATGGAGTGAATAACAGGTTGATACAGGGATGTTTTAGTAGACGTAGAGCGGGCAGCAGGCCAGAGTACAAGCAAGTTAAGCTCTAATTGTTGAGCAAAGACATTATTTTATTCCCGATCGGTCAATGTTTTGTTGATGGTTTCAGGATTTCTTAGGGGAAACCAGGAAGCACTACAATGCAGAGCTGGAGTCTGTGGACTTCATAAGCAAGTTCGAGGCAGCCAGGGTCAACATCAACAACTGGGtggaagaaaagacacaaggtgcatcacacacacacacacacacacacacacactaatgcaaTTGTACTGAAGAAAAAGTGCACCCAGTTATTGTTGTAATAGGGAATAAAGATTCCGTATTGATGTAgaaaagacttttaaaaaaaaaagtgttttaacagCTGCAAATGCTTATGGTTGCTTGATATTGCATTATGTATGTGACAATTTTTTACCAGGTAAAATTAAGGACGTGCTGGCCAAGGGTGTGGTGGACAGCTCGACCATGCTGGTGCTGGTCAACGCCATCTACTTCAAAGGCCACTGGAACAAGCAGTTTAAGGAGAGTGCCACACATGATGAACTATTTAAAGTCAACAAGGTAACAGTACTTTTTTACAAAATGGTTAAAAGCAGGGTCAAAGAGGGtgcattttgatgtttttgtactGTATATTAGTCATGATTTGGAGGAAGCGTTTCTCAATGGCTTTTCCAAGCATCTGTGTGTTAATCATGGGTTAGGTTTGCCCCAGTAAAAGGGAACTATGTTGCATCCGtttgttggagaaaaaaaacgccTTTTCTCGCAGCACATGGAATCCTGAGAAAATGTTTCCACAGAGTTTGAGTCAGTGGACAGAACAGCTTCAACTTCAACAACTTCTCCGGTTACTTCAGGTCAGATCCCTCGTTTTCAGCACGGAGGTCTTGCGACCACCCTTCGACAATAATGGTTTATTAAGTTAGCTTCAGCAAACGTTATCAGTACATGTGTCAGCATTAACCGCTGTTGGTAAAGATACTTATACAGTGTTGGAGGCGGAGTTATGATAAGAAGCTCCAGTGCGCCATAGAGCCATGATTTTAGACACgcccaaaaaaatgttttttcttcacttccttctctgattttgttttcagaatgTCACCAAGCCTGTGAAAATGATGTACCAGATGACCAAGTTCCCTCTTGGGTACATCCGTAAACCCTGCTGCTGCCAGGTAGTGAAGCAATTCAGTTCTTAAATCAGTTTATGAATTTATAATGTACACAGTGTGTTGGtcaatatgtatataatgttgGAAACCCTGTTGGACAGATCCTTGAGATGCCTTACAAAGGAAAGGAGCTCAGCATGCTCATCTTTTTACCAGATGAGCGGGCAGAAGACAAAGCAGATCTGGAGAAGGTAGGACACACAAACTTTTatatattaacattaaaaaaaccctgcaaGACACAGACGGGTTAATAATTGATTGTATTTGTACATCCCCAGCTGGAGAAGGAGCTGTCCTACGAGAACTTTGTAGAGTGGACTCGTCCTGACATGATGGATGATATTGAGGTCCAGGTGGGGCTACCTCGGTTCAAGATGGAGGAGAGTTATGATTTGAAGAATGTCCTGATGAGCATGGGCATGGTGGACGCCTTCGACATGGGATCATGTAACTTCTCTGGTAGGCAGTGATGCCGGTAACGCGTTAATTAGTAACGCTAGTAACTATTAGTAACTATTAGTAACTATTAGTAACTATTTCCAAACCAGTAATCAGATTAAAGTTACTTTTCCAAGTCACTGTGTGCgttactattttttgtcattttccttagTAAAAcgatatattttctttcttcttgcGACTCGGGGAGCGACGTCGATCGGCGGTTTTGCAATCTATTTTGTGGGTAAAAATGGGTTTGGGTGGGTGGATAAAATTGGGCTGTTTTCGGATCAGTTCTGCGGGTTTTTGAAGCCGAAACACGGGCACTTCAGATCCTTTTTCTGCGACCCTCTGTTCAGCAGGCAGTagtctcactcactcattcactcacgcACACACTACAGCTCTGGCTGACGTGCCCCCTAAACTCACAACAGACACTCCCACTACCTTCAGGCTACGTTAAGTCAATCAGTAAGGATGACTATATGGCGCTTTATATCCAACACAACTTTCTCTCTTGCGATTCACACAGCACAGCTGGACAAAGTGGTCTATAACTGCCGTTTATATGCAGCAGTCAATATGATCGCCATTGGCAGTCCGGGGTATAAATGCTcagagtttgtttcattttaatatattattatatataagttgTAAGCTTCAGAAACCATCAAACACATATATTTAGGAAAAGTCGCCGACTGAGAGACATGTAGTTTTAATGTAAACGAagttatttataaaagaaaaacccaaacGGTCTGTGAGACTGTCTTGGCCGTTCTAGTTCACTGTAAAAAGTAACTTATAAAGTAACTTGTAAtctaacttagttacttttaaaatcaagtaatcagtaaagtaactaagttactttttaaaggagTAATCAGTAATCAGTAATCGGATTACTTTTTCAAGGTAACTGTGGCAACACTGCTGGTAGgacatcacatcacacacagTATATTTATAATAAGATTCCAGTCATGAAAAGGTGAAAACTAGCACTATACTTACTTAAAATATTCCATCTCCTTTCCTTCCGTGACAGGCATGTCCCCTGCCAACGACCTGGTGCTGTCCAAAGTCGTCCACAAGGCTTTCGTGGAGGTCAACGAGGAGGGAactgaggctgctgctgccactgcgATAGTTATTAAAAGGTGCTCGAATTGGTGTACCGAATTCAGGGCAGACCACcccttcctcttcttcatccGACACAACCCCTCCATGAGCATTCTCTTTGCTGGCCGATACTGCTCCCCCGAGTGAGCGCTGCATcgtttaaagcagctattctgaaccttggggtcgggaccccaattggggtcgcgagatgatttctgggggtcgccaaatcattttggaagtcagctctgtctccactgtgttaaagtgttcatgtgttaatgtgttttagtctttttggtcacttaatgtcttttgttttgggtcattttgtgtcatttttgctcattttgtgtcttttttggtcattttgtgtcttttttgggtgatctgaactgtgcatgtgagactctgttcagtgagcgggggtcacggacaacatgcatgttaaattgggggtcgcgactcaataAGGTTGAGAACCTCTGGTTTAAAGCACTGTTTCTGGAGGGGGGTTACAATACAGCTTCTTTTGCAACAGTTcactatttcattttaattgtacTGGAAGAATGTTGAGATGAGTATGAAATAATTTTTCCCTCTTAAAACAGCTTTCCGTGTTTGCCAGAGTAGAGTTGGTGAGGTATTCGGAGAGTCATTCATTTCCATAAAGGATCTCCACTCTCTCTTAAAATAACTGTCAAATGCACATAACCCACTGGCTCTTAATATCCCTGCTGTTAAAAGAGAGGTTGGGAAAttcgcttttgtttatttttctccttttaaatggaataatctaCTGTCTCAGCTTCAGTTGGATACACTGAatccttttaatcattttaaagacattctttGTTGATCCTATGATTTCTTAATGTACATGTGCTTGTTGAATTCATTATGTACTTCTGTTGAGTGtatattattatggatatgtaTTGTGATGTGTTGAATTGTATTTGTGCTGTAATTAGGGCGccattggaaatgagagcttgctctcaattggccctccctgaataaataaaggtgaaatgaaatgaaattctTGATCTGCTAGCAGTGATGTGATGTTGA harbors:
- the LOC131962264 gene encoding leukocyte elastase inhibitor-like, with amino-acid sequence MASPTPLSKANTTFSLALLKKLRDGDSTANVFYSPFSISSALAMVMLGAGGNTHTQMSECLKTKDCQDEVHVSFAQLLKELNKADAPYALNVANRLYGEQSYQFVEDFLGETRKHYNAELESVDFISKFEAARVNINNWVEEKTQGKIKDVLAKGVVDSSTMLVLVNAIYFKGHWNKQFKESATHDELFKVNKNVTKPVKMMYQMTKFPLGYIRKPCCCQILEMPYKGKELSMLIFLPDERAEDKADLEKLEKELSYENFVEWTRPDMMDDIEVQVGLPRFKMEESYDLKNVLMSMGMVDAFDMGSCNFSGMSPANDLVLSKVVHKAFVEVNEEGTEAAAATAIVIKRCSNWCTEFRADHPFLFFIRHNPSMSILFAGRYCSPE